In Kwoniella dendrophila CBS 6074 chromosome 7, complete sequence, the following proteins share a genomic window:
- a CDS encoding lipoyl(octanoyl) transferase, translating to MVSRSITRLIQQTSKRQVSLSSATCSTTNSSASSSLPPLKYHIFKEPLPYPVGLKLQNDIINVRLKAKKDDPVGSRGEGDVVLMLEHTPTYTTGRRDNSPNPNELHPEEKKVQNVGADFYITKRGGQVTYHGPGQLVGYPILDLNVMETSTRCYVEYLQAMLAEYARDDLGIKNVLAPHPDGHVGCFASPNEKFASIGIHLSHRITSHGFAMNINEKPIKWFDLVMACGLNDVKAISLIQLLKRYQLNNQKGSLTVEKVAKDLIPKFGELFSRDIIPLSSEIEDKTEIKQINELVQRAEVEAKAQNQKSNGWPDEPDLSRKG from the exons ATGGTATCTCGTTCAATAACAAGACTCATACAACAGACGTCAAAACGTCAAGTATCATTAAGTTCAGCAACTTGTTCAACCACTAATTCATCAGCATCgtcatcattaccaccattgAAATACCATATTTTTAAAGAACCATTACCTTATCCAGTCGGATTAAAATTACAGAATGATATCATAAACGTTAGATTGAAAGCTAAGAAAGACGATCCAGTGGGAAGTAgaggagaaggtgatgtagTTTTAATGCTTG AACATACACCAACATATACGACTGGAAGAAGAGATAATTCACCAAACCCAAATGAATTACATccagaagagaaaaaagtaCAAAATGTTGGTGCAGATTTTTATATAACTAAAAGAGGTGGTCAAGTTACATATCATGGTCCGGGTCAATTAGTTGGTTATCCAATTTTAGATTTAAATGTTATGGAG ACCTCAACGAGATGTTATGTAGAATACCTTCAAGCTATGTTAGCTGAATATGCgagagatgatttaggtattaAAAACGTTTTAGCTCCTCATCCAGATGGTCATGTTGGTTGTTTTGCTTCACCTAATGAAAAG TTCGCATCAATAGGTATACATTTGTCACACCGAATAACATCACATGGATTCGCAATGAATATCAATGAGAAACCTATAAAATGGTTCGATCTAGTAATGGCATGCGGTTTGAATGATGTGAAAGCTATTTCATTAATTCAACTATTAAAACGTTACCAattaaataatcaaaaaggATCTTTAACagttgaaaaagttgctAAAGATTTGATAcctaaatttggtgaattgTTTTCAAGAGATATAATACCTCTTTCTTCCGAGATCGAAGATAAAACCGAAATTAAACAGATTAATGAATTAGTTCAAAGAGCTGAAGTAGAAGCTAAAGCTCaaaatcagaaatcaaaTGGATGGCCTGATGAACCGGATTTATCGAGGAAAGGATAA
- a CDS encoding spermidine synthase: protein MAALTHPNVVDGWFREINTQWPGQAMTLKVKQILHTEKSLFQDVLVFESETYGNVLVLDGVIQCTERDEFSYQEMIAHLPLASHPNPENVLVIGGGDGGVIREVLKHKSVKKVTLCDIDEAVIRVSKDWLPIMSACYKDPRVEVHIGDGFKFLPEHKNEYDAIITDSSDPVGPAEALFKAPYFQLLKEALKEDGHISTQAECLWIHLPLIKELKETCKKLFPVVKYGYTTIPTYPAGQIGIMVCSKDGSRDVTVPLRAVPDTKYYNSEVHKAAFTIPEFGRAMLEDGVNVMPKFSGVRPGPAANQTTKKKVLLLGSGLVAPPAAEYITKHNHELTVACRTFATAEALCANLPNATPMSVDVSSADALRQAIKGHDVVVSLIPYTHHAAVMEAALECKAHVVTTSYVNPQMKALHQKFVDAGLVCFNEIGVDPGVDHLWAIKTIDEVHKAGGKIKSFYSFCGGLPEPAASDNALGYKFSWSPVGVLMALNNDGRFLKDGKVAEVAGKDLMSSAKPYYFTPAYNLVAYPNRDSSVFKEFYGLKDVENLVRGTMRYAGFCEVITAWKEMGFLNDTNRDDLSKDAAPITWLELTAKTLGVEAKEATVIDKLRTLKSFETDSKILIAKFRQLGLFSDEKVSPRGSIMKSLSAILEEKCQFKEGEADLVLLQHTFEVVNADGSEQTITSSLEAYGDRNGGYSAMARLVGVPCGMAVQFILEGVLTTPGVLQPYDEPTCKLFRDRLEKEENITMIEKVI, encoded by the exons atggCTGCTCTCACTCACCCTAATGTTGTCG ACGGTTGGTTCAGAGAAATCAACACACAATGGCCAG GTCAAGCCATGACCCTCAA GGTCAAACAAATCTTACATACTGAGAAATCATTGTTCCAA GATGTTCTTGTTTTCGAATCCGAAACTTACGGTAACGTCCTTGTTCTCGATGGTGTCATTCAATGTACCGAAAGAGATGAATTCTC CTACCAAGAAATGATTGCCCATCTTCCTTTAGCCTCTCACCCTAACCCAGAAAACGTTTTAgttattggtggtggtgatggtggGGTCATTAGAGAAGTCCTTAAACACAAATCAGTCAAAAAAGTAACCCTCTGTGATATCGATGAG GCCGTTATTCGAGTATCCAAAGACTGGCTCCCAATCATGTCAGCTTGTTACAAAGACCCTCGAGTAGAAGTTCACATCGGCGATGGTTTCAAATTCCTTCCTGAACACAAAAACGAATATGATGCCATTATCACCGATTCTTCCGACCCAGTCGGTCCAGCTGAAGCTCTTTTCAAAGCTCCTTACTTCCAACTCCTCAAAGAAGCTCTTAAAGAAGATGGTCACATTTCTACCCAAGCTGAATGTCTATGGATTCACTTACCATTGATCAAGGAACTCAAAGAAACCTGTAAAAAACTCTTCCCAGTTGTCAAATACGGTTACACCACCATTCCAACTTATCCAGCTGGTCAAATCGGTATTATGGTTTGCTCAAAAGATGGTAGTAGAGATGTTACCGTTCCTCTCCGAGCTGTACCAGACACCAAATACTACAACTCTGAAGTTCACAAAGCTGCCTTCACTATCCCAGAATTCGGTAGAGCTATGcttgaagatggtgttaATGTTATGCCTAAATTCAGTGGTGTTAGACCAGGTCCAGCTGCCAATCAAACCACCAAAAAGAAGGTTCTTCTCCTTGGTTCAGGTCTCGTAGCTCCACCTGCTGCTGAATACATTACCAAACACAACCACGAACTTACTGTTGCTTGTAGAACTTTCGCTACTGCCGAAGCTCTTTGTGCCAACCTTCCAAACGCTACACCAATGTCAGTAGATGTCAGTTCAGCCGATGCTTTGAGACAAGCCATCAAAGGTCACGACGTTGTCGTTTCCCTTATTCCTTACACCCACCACGCTGCCGTTATGGAAGCTGCTCTTGAATGTAAAGCTCACGTAGTCACCACCTCTTACGTTAACCCACAAATGAAAGCCCTTCACCAAAAATTCGTTGATGCCGGTTTAGTCTGTTTCAACGAAATTGGTGTAGATCCCGGAGTTGATCACCTTTGGGCTATCAAAACCATTGATGAAGTACACAAAGCTGGTGGTAAAATCAAGAGTTTCTACTCATTCTGTGGTGGTCTTCCAGAACCTGCCGCTTCCGATAACGCCCTTGGTTACAAGTTCTCCTGGTCCCCAGTCGGTGTATTGATGGCCCTCAACAACGATGGTAGATTCCTCAAAGACGGTAAAGTCGCAGAAGTTGCCGGTAAAGACCTCAT GTCTTCCGCTAAACCATACTACTTTACCCCTGCTTACAACCTCGTTGCCTACCCTAACCGAGATTCATCCGTTTTCAAAGAGTTCTACGGTCttaaagatgttgaaaacCTTGTCAGAGGTACCATGAGATACGCTGGTTTCTGTGAAGTCATCACTGCTTGGAAAGAAATGGGTTTCCTCAACGATACCAACAGAGATGATCTTTCTAAAGACGCTGCTCCTATCACATGGCTCGAATTAACCGCCAAGACCCTTGGTGTTGAGGCTAAAGAAGC CACTGTTATCGACAAACTCAGAACCCTTAAATCATTCGAGACCGACTCCAAGATCCTCATTGCTAAATTCAGACAACTTGGTCTCTTCtcagatgaaaaagtttCTCCAAGAGGTTCAATCATGAAATCTCTTTCTGCCATCCTCGAAGAGAAATGCCAATTCAAAGAAGGAGAAGCAGATCTTGTACTCCTCCAACACACCTTTGAAGTCGTCAACGCTGATGGTTCAGAG CAAACAATCACTTCATCTCTCGAAGCTTACGGTGACAGAAACGGTGGTTACTCCGCTATGGCCAGACTTGTTGGT GTGCCATGTGGTATGGCCGTTCAATTCATCCTTGAAGGTGTTCTTACTACTCCTGGTGTTCTTCAACCATACGATGAACCA ACATGTAAATTATTCCGAGACAGACttgaaaaggaagaaaacaTTACCATGATTGAAAAAGTCATCTAA
- a CDS encoding DNA replication complex GINS protein PSF1, with the protein MYGDLALQLVTASHRSTLSTTPQLPLPKYALPLILSICLETRQLGQSITSAAETHGQVSLSQDRSLVCNLTVQHLAARRNKRCLLAYLLNRVGGIKERWWDAGGGLAYLLSNHGNNSIGGGGGESSKIPSNESHINLDNDNNDLRSNLSPQELDFLREYNNLLLDYKSDFLDVLDLTSSIDKPPSLDLMIDVRVLKDAGEVFLEGGEKINFKKGQRFRLNKSSIERLIVQGFLEEV; encoded by the coding sequence ATGTACGGCGACTTGGCTCTTCAGCTGGTGACAGCGTCACATCGATCAACTTTATCTACTACACCTCAactacctttacctaaatatgCCTTACCCttgatattatcaatttgtttaGAAACACGTCAATTAGGACAATCTATAACGTCCGCTGCAGAAACACATGGTCAAGTATCGTTATCACAAGATCGATCTCTAGTATGTAATTTGACTGTACAGCATTTAGCAGCAAGAAGGAATAAAAGATGTTTATTAGCATATTTATTGAATAGGGTTGGTGGtataaaagaaagatggtgGGATGCAGGAGGTGGTTTAGCTTATTTATTATCTAATCATGGTAATAATTCTataggaggaggaggaggagaatcatctaaaataccttcaaatgaaTCACATATAAATttagataatgataacaatgatcTACGAAGTAATTTAAGTCCACAAGAATTAGATTTTTTAAGAGAATataataatttattattagattataaatctgattttttagatgttttagatttaacttcatcaattgataaaccaccttcattagatttaatgattgatgttAGAGTTTTGAAAGATGCAGGTGAAGTTTTtttagaaggtggtgaaaaaaTAAATTTTAAAAAAGGtcaaagatttagattaaaTAAATCAAGTATTGAAAGATTAATCGTTCAAGGTTTTTTAGAAGAAGTTTAA